In a single window of the Neodiprion virginianus isolate iyNeoVirg1 chromosome 1, iyNeoVirg1.1, whole genome shotgun sequence genome:
- the LOC124303648 gene encoding uncharacterized protein LOC124303648 — MSNIKETNMSENGLHAQQAAIEAGAEMKRTQALERLETLTSELHEFVKSKVNIHKDIKSKTTSVVTALRRFKTLDEEWQSSRRLTPRLTPEKNSPPAVEMEGESMDTGGDGDGESVAEETSGSVIKSIKRKNRNSPGLTDNRMTKKKDLKPSPLKNLTKQNAEKKDANVWTDVQTKKEKRRLAKDQLLKESLKKTRPEPKRKKPHKWIRPDALIIRPADKAKYAEILRRIKQDVPEDQVRDTVDKVHKTNAGDMLITLSRKSTDKGQALQKAIAGILQEDAKVVCKGPQETIEIRDIDDTTTKEDIQAALKPEAGEIPLEAIKIRNAFRGTQVATVTLPATTARKLLDGNGKIRIGWVNCRIRATMRPVQCYKCWHFGHIGSQCKGKVDRSKHCIRCGEEGHKIADCKNPAKCVLCAEKNSEEVAAHHAGTYRCPVFQEALQKKTSKK, encoded by the coding sequence ATGAGTAATATAAAGGAAACAAACATGAGTGAGAACGGGTTACACGCCCAACAAGCAGCGATTGAAGCAGGCGCTGAGATGAAGAGGACGCAAGCACTGGAACGCCTCGAAACGCTGACCAGCGAATTGCATGAGTTTGTCAAATCAAAGGTCAACATCCACAAGGACATAAAGAGCAAGACGACCAGTGTAGTCACCGCCCTTCGCAGATTTAAAACACTAGACGAAGAGTGGCAGTCGTCTCGACGACTCACTCCTCGTCTTACTCCGGAGAAAAACAGTCCACCTGCTGTGGAGATGGAAGGAGAATCAATGGACACCGGAGGCGATGGTGACGGTGAATCTGTTGCTGAAGAAACAAGTGGAAGTGTCATCAAGTCTATCAAGAGAAAAAACCGAAACTCCCCGGGCTTAACAGATAACAGAATGACAAAGAAGAAGGACTTGAAACCAAGTCCTCTCAAAAACCTGACGAAGCAGAATGCTGAGAAAAAAGACGCGAATGTTTGGACAGATGTCCaaacgaagaaagagaaaaggaggCTAGCCAAAGACCAGCTCCTAAAAGAGTCTCTAAAGAAGACCAGGCCGGAGCCTAAGCGGAAAAAACCGCACAAATGGATCAGGCCTGACGCGCTGATCATCCGcccagcagacaaggcgaaGTATGCCGAGATATTGCGGCGTATTAAACAGGACGTTCCTGAAGACCAGGTCCGTGATACGGTCGACAAAGTACACAAGACCAACGCCGGAGACATGTTGATTACGCTCTCGAGGAAGAGCACCGACAAAGGCCAAGCCTTACAGAAGGCCATTGCGGGCATCCTCCAAGAAGACGCCAAAGTAGTCTGCAAAGGGCCACAGGAGACAATCGAGATTCGAGACATCGATGACACCACGACGAAGGAAGATATCCAGGCCGCCCTGAAACCGGAAGCTGGCGAGATACCACTAGAGGCAATAAAGATCCGTAATGCCTTTAGAGGTACGCAGGTGGCTACAGTGACACTACCAGCGACAACAGCACGAAAACTACTGGATGGAAACGGCAAGATCCGAATCGGTTGGGTTAACTGCCGAATAAGAGCGACGATGAGACCGGTTCAATGTTATAAATGTTGGCACTTCGGGCACATTGGATCCCAGTGTAAGGGCAAAGTTGACCGGTCTAAGCACTGCATAAGATGCGGAGAAGAAGGACACAAAATTGCGGACTGTAAAAATCCAGCCAAATGTGTATTATGCGCTGAGAAGAATAGCGAAGAAGTTGCTGCTCACCATGCCGGCACATATAGATGCCCGGTATTCCAAGAGGCGCTTCAGAAGAAGACAAGCAAGAAATAA